A genomic stretch from Plasmodium cynomolgi strain B DNA, chromosome 8, whole genome shotgun sequence includes:
- a CDS encoding hypothetical protein (putative), whose translation NDFDNLIKHINEIIKLILLEEDSKKRSLRDIISGYLTSQKILLHKNEILSQMSTTRHVQGGEDVAGNTSMKGDASSDQKTKLIGTPATDAGKNALANVKTLGRDSPMIDEEGDTISAIKLIDTENNTRNLTKDIIMGEIKNTKKEGAGNDDAKKHSTGCTKRKSKGLGTPFLKELAPSSGSSAMSGSNRVSGNTGGGNPSDNKSHTNLTKTDAKPAACKNAKLKDSMIRKTREKQEGTKELTKSEEENEENEKNEKNKKMNKMKKTKKNNKGEAADERNSSDLTDGKKKNELAKNLRQKKTAVISKTVEEKTPADVKKVGATKKAEKGQKATEEIKGKSKIFWPNNFSIKRENLDQGKNKKVDSRATLNFNYPKYSRDDNMHAVESYMKRYGSTSAVTAAGAAGVVETTAAFANAHLVQQSKGVPQIRCPHKKGQPGVPSLSSAHMHSVSVNSALVNGAHMNSTHMNSVHMNSSHMNSAYGKGVAPYEVKTQDRASLTNLPNFNDTYKMRMGKSPLGGLHPVREMKSENYLWREVQGKNSGASKELIAENHSYDFIYNYSGKLAQVKNGNGNLPTQNGKVVETVAGVKLLDKTNPANIPVANLTKGSNHQLWGNPKRQIGVSKDDMLLEKPKVNLGEADEKHALGMAPAEQVNQLKKESKDSNDGERFQRCEKDPLKQKSAIPANPVNATNPVNATNPVNATNPVNATSPVNATNPANAANLANPANPSGLQPKLLDSKRTSNMMNHFRRQTPFTDKRYSNGYNKMISPNHVYSGFRRNLNSFNDMNNGLLHAQGSTHTSRYASAKSNDNSVHINQGDKKKDIQDVANSNNLESNLKNLTNFKKLANLKILINLGNGFNEKKLSPGGEASEKKGIETNEKKGIETNEKKGIETNEKKGIETNEKKGIETKSAYNRFTEIVTNKIKNFTLRNSKSVRCTRTNESVPFCSSTDEGKKDKSGELKEEGNKAAESNTKEVHRNTQSYESCFPNETSNYLCDNKKGRNIVSSFMGQLNFFQSKCASGKGDTNDEEESQLGEATEMQKSVQEADQSRGIAKQKGSNAETEEGERKAQDTDSTNKPGDHKDSDEDKSADNTIDKVRNYLCKMKTQDGGKKRVNSMYTRKAHVLSAASGRIGGVHGGVPLNSRTSNYAVPHLSNHAASHLSNYAASHLSNYATPHLNHPSGMPNWKNGTNGGISGTKCYSEISNDQMQTGSNAAFAPNRSVKTVEGSHKTNYNFRGGSATPTHHTTRSSYGSFAANGALQPMGTKKTNSHFVHHNQPSGEFLFPFQKRNSTLHNPMSVPKFQENQKKVANSVEMEKDLLNMCDMNAKQHISFTNDKRCLFRSEQMNQIGYPCMKADVSNEISKMEQHSNAKRTFINPFVEAEPALKGMGSIHLSNNTLVGNHNAGHQDNNYPFFKEKLTSLQEKRNSNVPMSTFNLHSSQEKLNRNCVLKTASMHENCALKSSSQGWRGSTNQRVANYMQPNGVNYVPQSGATCMSNTRVHLLPNSSTQYAPQNGSANHSNPANLWNPQSFAKEPTPLHKNDGNVSVVHNFLNAYHKGTPSNDMHSVHPTIDESNLTIEQLMKIPGVQLGKNYIQDIDICSDWLKFNDYDKKVIKESLKNSLESNNYKSFMDSMQFTKGFFPGVNQV comes from the coding sequence AACGACTTCGATAACCTCATCAAACACATAAACGAAATTATTAAACTAATTCTCTTAGAGGAGGACTCCAAGAAGAGAAGCTTGAGGGATATTATATCGGGTTACTTAACCAGTCAGAAAATTTTGCTTCACAAGAATGAGATCCTCTCACAGATGAGCACCACGCGTCAcgtgcaggggggggaagatgTTGCGGGAAACACCTCCATGAAGGGCGACGCTTCCAGTGACCAGAAAACGAAGCTAATCGGCACTCCCGCCACAGATGCGGGGAAAAATGCTTTGGCAAACGTGAAAACGTTAGGAAGGGATTCCCCCATGATCGATGAAGAGGGAGATACCATATCAGCAATAAAGTTGATAGACACAGAGAACAACACTCGTAATTTGACAAAGGACATTATAATGGGTGAAATAAAGAACACCAAGAAGGAAGGCGCAGGTAACGATGACGCGAAGAAACATTCGACTGGCTGCACGAAACGGAAGAGTAAAGGGTTAGGCACGCCCTTCCTCAAGGAGTTGGCTCCCTCCAGTGGCAGCAGCGCTATGAGCGGCAGCAACCGGGTCAGCGGAAACACTGGAGGAGGTAATCCCAGTGACAACAAATCTCACACGAACCTAACGAAGACGGACGCAAAACCTGCCGCGTGCAAAAACGCCAAACTGAAGGACTCGATGATTAGAAAGACACGTGAAAAACAGGAAGGCACAAAAGAGCTAACCAAAagtgaggaagaaaatgaagaaaatgaaaaaaatgaaaaaaataaaaaaatgaataaaatgaaaaaaacgaaaaaaaacaacaaaggagAAGCGGCGGATGAGCGGAATTCCAGCGATCTAACcgatggaaagaaaaaaaatgaattagcaaaaaatttgaggcagaaaaaaacggCGGTAATCTCCAAAActgtagaagaaaaaacacccGCGGATGTTAAAAAGGTGGGAGCCACTAAGAAGGCAGAAAAGGGTCAAAAAGCTACAGAGGaaataaaggggaaaagcaaaattttctGGCCCAATAATTTCAGCATTAAAAGGGAGAATCTGGaccagggaaaaaataagaaagtAGACTCCAGGGCAACCCTCAATTTTAACTATCCTAAGTACAGCAGGGATGACAACATGCACGCCGTTGAGAGTTATATGAAGAGGTACGGCTCGACCAGCGCCGTAAccgcagcaggagcagcggGCGTGGTTGAAACTACCGCGGCTTTCGCGAACGCGCACTTGGTGCAGCAAAGTAAAGGCGTCCCCCAGATCAGGTGTCCGCACAAGAAGGGGCAGCCCGGAGTGCCCAGCCTGAGCAGTGCCCACATGCACAGCGTCAGCGTGAACAGTGCACTCGTGAACGGCGCCCACATGAACAGCACCCACATGAACAGCGTCCACATGAACAGTTCCCACATGAACAGCGCCTATGGAAAAGGCGTGGCTCCCTACGAGGTTAAAACGCAAGACAGGGCGTCCCTAACGAATCTGCCAAACTTTAACGACACTTATAAAATGCGAATGGGTAAATCCCCCCTAGGAGGTCTCCACCCAGTGCGCGAAATGAAATcggaaaattatttgtggAGGGAAgtacagggaaaaaattctGGCGCCAGCAAGGAGCTGATTGCCGAGAATCACAGCTAcgattttatttacaattaCAGTGGAAAGTTGGCCCAAGTGAAAAACGGAAATGGTAACCTACCaactcaaaatgggaaagtaGTGGAAACGGTGGCTGGTGTGAAGCTCCTGGATAAAACTAACCCAGCCAACATCCCCGTGGCAAACCTCACCAAAGGAAGCAACCACCAACTGTGGGGGAACCCAAAAAGACAAATCGGCGTTTCGAAAGATGACATGCTGCTTGAAAAACCAAAGGTTAATTTGGGAGAAGCAGATGAAAAGCATGCCCTGGGGATGGCCCCGGCAGAACAGGTGAACCaacttaaaaaggaaagcaaagATAGCAATGATGGCGAGAGGTTCCAGCGCTGCGAGAAGGACCCCCTCAAACAGAAAAGCGCAATCCCTGCTAACCCGGTTAACGCTACTAACCCGGTTAACGCTACTAACCCGGTTAACGCTACTAACCCGGTTAACGCTACTAGCCCAGTTAACGCTACTAACCCTGCTAACGCCGCTAACCTTGCTAACCCCGCTAACCCGTCTGGCTTACAACCCAAACTTTTGGACAGCAAACGCACCAGCAACATGATGAATCATTTTCGAAGGCAAACTCCCTTTACAGACAAAAGGTACAGTAATGGGTACAACAAAATGATAAGCCCTAATCATGTGTACTCAGGCTTTAGGAGAAATCTGAACAGCTTTAACGACATGAATAATGGCTTGCTGCATGCACAGGGTTCTACGCACACGAGCAGATATGCTAGTGCCAAGAGCAATGACAACTCGGTGCACATAAATcagggggacaaaaaaaaagacatccAGGATGTAGCCAACTCTAACAATTTGGAGAGCAACTTGAAAAACCTAACCAACTTTAAGAAGCTAgccaatttgaaaattttaataaacttGGGAAACGGGTTCAACGAAAAGAAGCTTTCCCCAGGGGGTGAAGCAAGTGAGAAGAAAGGGATCGAAACGAATGAGAAGAAAGGGATCGAGACGAATGAGAAGAAAGGAATCGAGACGAATGAGAAGAAAGGAATCGAGACGAATGAGAAGAAAGGAATCGAAACCAAGTCAGCATACAACAGATTTACCGAAATTGtgacaaataaaattaaaaattttaccctCCGAAATAGCAAATCGGTTAGGTGTACTAGGACTAATGAAAGCGTGCCTTTCTGCAGCTCCACCgatgaggggaaaaaggacaaaagTGGCGAACTCAAGGAGGAGGGCAACAAAGCAGCAGAGAGTAACACCAAGGAAGTGCATAGAAACACACAGAGCTATGAGAGCTGTTTCCCGAATGAGACTAGCAACTACCTGTGCGATAATAAAAAGGGCAGAAACATCGTCAGCAGCTTCATGGGACagctaaattttttccaaagcaAATGTGCGTCTGGGAAGGGGGACACgaatgatgaggaggagagTCAGTTAGGAGAGGCTACTGAGATGCAGAAAAGCGTGCAGGAAGCAGATCAAAGCAGGGGAATTGCAAAACAGAAGGGTAGCAACGCAGAAacggaggagggagaaagaaAGGCCCAGGATACGGACTCAACCAACAAACCAGGTGACCACAAAGACAGCGACGAAGATAAGAGTGCCGACAACACTATTGACAAAGTAAGAAACTActtgtgcaaaatgaaaacgcaAGATGGGGGAAAGAAACGGGTCAATAGCATGTATACTAGAAAGGCCCACGTGTTGAGCGCAGCTAGTGGAAGGATTGGCGGCGTGCATGGAGGAGTCCCTCTTAATAGTCGCACGAGTAACTACGCCGTTCCCCACCTGAGTAACCACGCCGCTTCCCACCTGAGTAACTACGCCGCTTCCCACCTGAGTAACTACGCCACTCCCCACCTGAACCATCCAAGCGGAATGCCAAACTGGAAGAACGGCACAAACGGGGGCATAAGTGGCACTAAATGTTACAGCGAAATTTCGAACGATCAAATGCAAACAGGTAGCAATGCTGCATTTGCACCCAACAGGAGTGTCAAAACTGTGGAGGGATCACATAAGACAAATTACAATTTTCGAGGGGGTTCCGCAACTCCCACGCATCACACAACGCGATCATCGTACGGGTCATTCGCGGCAAACGGAGCACTCCAACCGATGGGCACGAAAAAAACTAACTCTCACTTCGTGCACCACAACCAACCCAGCGGGGAATTCCTTTTCCCATTCCAAAAGAGAAACAGTACCTTACACAACCCCATGTCCGTACCAAAATTTCAAGagaatcaaaaaaaagtggcaaatTCAGTAGAGATGGAAAAGGACTTGCTCAACATGTGCGACATGAATGCAAAGCAACACATTTCCTTCACGAACGATAAGAGGTGTCTTTTTAGGAGCGAGCAAATGAACCAAATAGGGTACCCCTGCATGAAAGCAGACGTCAGTAATGAGAtcagcaaaatggaacagcACAGTAATGCTAAGAGGACATTTATTAACCCCTTTGTTGAAGCAGAACCTGCTTTGAAGGGAATGGGTTCTATACATCTGAGTAACAACACGTTGGTAGGTAACCACAACGCGGGACACCAGGATAACaattaccccttttttaaagaaaagcTAACCTCCCTGCAGGAGAAGAGAAACAGCAATGTCCCAATGAGTACCTTCAATTTGCATAGCTCTCAGGAAAAGCTGAACCGAAATTGCGTACTTAAGACTGCTTCTATGCATGAAAACTGCGCATTGAAGTCTTCCAGCCAGGGATGGAGAGGAAGTACGAACCAAAGGGTGGCCAACTATATGCAACCCAACGGGGTGAACTATGTGCCACAGAGCGGTGCCACCTGTATGTCAAATACGAGGGTGCACTTGCTTCCGAACAGCTCCACGCAGTATGCTCCACAAAACGGATCGGCAAACCATTCCAACCCAGCCAACCTGTGGAATCCCCAAAGTTTCGCAAAAGAACCCACGCCCCTACACAAAAATGACGGAAACGTCTCCGTGGTACATAACTTCTTAAACGCATACCATAAGGGTACCCCCTCGAATGACATGCACAGTGTGCATCCCACCATTGATGAAAGTAACCTGACCATAGAGcaattaatgaaaattccAGGTGTCCAATTAGGAAAGAACTACATACAAGATATAGACATTTGTTCAGACTGGCTAAAGTTTAACGACTATGATAAGAAGGTGATAAAAGAGTCCCTAAAGAATAGCTTGGAGAGCAACAACTACAAGAGTTTTATGGACTCTATGCAATTTACCAAGGGTTTTTTTCCCGGAGTCAACCAGGTgtaa